One window of Steroidobacteraceae bacterium genomic DNA carries:
- a CDS encoding GDP-L-fucose synthase: MVALTDRVYLAGHRGLAGSAIGRALVRHGFSDVITRSRRQLDLLDERAVARFMSRKRPQIVILAAARVGGILANSTRPADFIAENLTIQSNVILNAFRYGVRKLVFLGSSCIYPRNASQPIREESLLTGPLETTNEFYAIAKIAGIKLCQALRAQHGFNAIALMPTNLYGCEDNFDERDSHVLAALLWRMHRARIEGAEEVVVWGSGRPRREFLHADDFAEALLTALLHYESSAPINIGSGEDISIYELAEVIRKVVGYRGRFRFDESYPDGTPRKLLDISRMASLGWRAKIPLETGLHRVYATLQRRWQLEDATNDRLGINAERHRVAI, from the coding sequence GTGGTTGCGCTTACGGATCGCGTGTATCTGGCGGGCCATCGCGGTTTGGCCGGTAGTGCCATCGGGCGCGCGTTGGTCCGTCATGGCTTCAGCGATGTAATAACGCGCAGTCGTCGGCAGCTGGACCTCCTCGACGAGCGCGCAGTGGCGCGCTTCATGTCCCGCAAGCGTCCCCAGATCGTCATCCTCGCAGCTGCCCGCGTCGGAGGCATACTTGCCAACAGCACGCGGCCGGCGGATTTTATTGCCGAGAATCTCACCATACAAAGCAACGTGATCCTTAACGCGTTTCGTTACGGTGTGCGAAAACTAGTCTTTCTTGGTTCAAGTTGCATCTACCCTCGTAACGCTTCGCAACCGATACGCGAAGAGAGTCTGCTGACCGGTCCCCTCGAAACGACCAACGAGTTCTATGCAATTGCCAAGATTGCTGGCATAAAGCTGTGCCAGGCATTGCGCGCGCAACACGGATTCAATGCAATCGCGCTGATGCCAACCAATCTATATGGTTGCGAAGACAATTTCGACGAGCGTGACTCCCATGTGCTTGCGGCGCTTCTGTGGCGGATGCATCGTGCACGTATCGAAGGCGCGGAGGAAGTCGTCGTATGGGGCAGCGGCAGACCCCGACGCGAGTTTCTACATGCGGACGATTTTGCCGAGGCACTCCTGACGGCGTTGCTTCACTATGAGAGCTCCGCCCCCATCAATATCGGTTCTGGCGAGGACATCAGCATCTACGAACTTGCGGAAGTGATTCGTAAGGTAGTGGGTTACCGCGGTCGATTCCGTTTCGACGAAAGCTATCCGGACGGCACACCTCGCAAACTTCTCGATATCAGCAGGATGGCCTCGCTTGGTTGGCGCGCAAAAATCCCTCTGGAAACGGGATTGCATCGCGTCTATGCGACGCTCCAGCGCCGCTGGCAACTGGAAGACGCAACCAACGATCGTCTGGGGATCAACGCCGAACGCCATCGCGTTGCGATTTGA
- the gmd gene encoding GDP-mannose 4,6-dehydratase, with product MSQSWINIAVMELGRIAPRRALITGITGQDGAYLAEFLLAKGYEVHGVKRRASSFNTQRIDGIYKDPHELPRRLILHYGDLTDATNLIRVLQHVRPLEIYNLGAQSHVAVSFETAEYTANADALGPLRILEAIRILGLEKETRFYQASTSEMFGKVQQVPQSETTPFYPRSPYGAAKLYAHWITVNYRESYGLFACSGILFNHESPLRGETFVSRKITRGLTRVKLGLDRCVFLGNLDARRDWGHARDYVEAQWLMLQQHEPRDYVIATGEQHSVREFVQTAGLELGMRIEWRGEGLAETGIDLASGRTVVRVDSRYFRPAEVDTLLGDAARARNELNWRPRMSFHDMVREMVNNDLHVARRDAALLRQGFQVVVHGD from the coding sequence ATGTCACAGTCGTGGATCAATATCGCGGTGATGGAACTCGGCAGAATAGCGCCGCGTCGCGCGCTCATCACTGGCATTACCGGACAGGACGGCGCCTACCTTGCCGAATTCCTGCTCGCCAAGGGCTACGAGGTGCATGGCGTCAAGCGACGTGCATCATCCTTCAATACACAGCGCATCGACGGGATCTACAAAGATCCACATGAATTGCCGCGTCGCCTGATTCTGCATTACGGCGACTTGACCGATGCCACTAATCTGATACGGGTTCTGCAGCACGTGCGGCCGCTGGAAATCTACAACCTCGGCGCGCAGAGTCACGTCGCCGTATCGTTCGAAACCGCAGAATACACCGCGAACGCGGATGCCCTGGGGCCCTTACGCATCCTTGAAGCCATTCGCATTCTCGGTCTCGAAAAAGAGACTCGGTTCTATCAGGCGTCAACTTCGGAAATGTTCGGTAAGGTCCAGCAGGTACCGCAGTCAGAGACAACCCCGTTCTATCCGCGTTCGCCATACGGTGCCGCCAAGCTTTACGCGCATTGGATTACGGTCAATTACCGAGAATCCTATGGCCTATTTGCATGTAGCGGAATCCTCTTCAATCATGAGTCGCCACTGCGCGGCGAGACATTTGTCTCGCGCAAGATTACGCGCGGACTTACACGGGTCAAACTCGGTCTGGATCGGTGCGTATTCCTGGGAAATCTCGATGCGCGGCGAGACTGGGGGCATGCGCGTGACTACGTTGAGGCGCAATGGCTCATGCTGCAGCAGCATGAGCCGCGAGACTACGTAATCGCCACCGGCGAACAGCACTCCGTCCGTGAATTTGTCCAAACCGCCGGCCTCGAGCTCGGGATGCGCATCGAGTGGCGTGGCGAAGGACTTGCGGAGACGGGGATCGATCTGGCTTCGGGGCGCACAGTTGTGCGTGTGGATTCCCGGTATTTTCGTCCCGCTGAGGTGGATACGCTGCTCGGCGACGCTGCGCGGGCACGCAACGAACTCAATTGGCGGCCACGTATGAGCTTCCACGACATGGTCCGTGAAATGGTGAACAATGACCTTCACGTTGCGCGGCGCGATGCAGCGTTGCTGCGTCAGGGATTCCAAGTCGTCGTACACGGGGACTGA
- a CDS encoding thioredoxin domain-containing protein, with protein MQDRDKYFLICVIGCALILTALRAYATEANDPVVAHVGRDTVSQSALESQIADKLQEQRRALDQARLRLAAEYERGRSELLQSALEQMLDERALQLEIERTKMSRDELLAAVPVRKIEDAEIVEFYDQRQVEIGGAPLDQVRQPIVNYLQQRAENVAKRRYLDELRRKYDISAHLAPYRVKVADQGPSLGPPDAPVTVVEFADFQCPFCAQMAPTLRRLRELYPDQVRVVFRQLPLRDIHPLAVDAAQASLCADSQGKFWDFHDRVFADQASLSRSFLLQIAESLTLDMPAFEKCMTDRRYNSQIAADVQAAQNLFVESTPYTFVNGRLVRGAVDVEELRRIVDQEIHSHKVQLRAQHLLR; from the coding sequence ATGCAAGATCGTGACAAGTATTTTCTGATCTGCGTCATTGGCTGCGCCTTGATCTTGACCGCCCTTCGCGCGTATGCAACCGAGGCGAACGACCCGGTCGTCGCCCATGTCGGGCGCGATACTGTTTCCCAGTCCGCACTCGAAAGCCAAATTGCAGACAAACTGCAGGAGCAGCGACGGGCACTTGATCAGGCGCGCCTGCGTCTTGCGGCGGAATACGAGCGGGGCCGTTCGGAGTTGTTGCAATCCGCGCTCGAGCAGATGCTTGACGAGCGTGCCCTGCAACTCGAAATCGAGCGCACCAAGATGAGCCGGGACGAGCTGCTAGCCGCTGTACCGGTTCGGAAAATAGAGGACGCTGAGATTGTCGAGTTTTACGATCAGAGGCAGGTGGAAATTGGCGGCGCTCCGCTCGATCAGGTACGACAGCCCATAGTCAATTATCTTCAGCAGCGCGCGGAAAATGTTGCGAAACGGCGGTATCTTGATGAACTGCGTCGCAAGTATGATATTTCTGCCCACTTGGCGCCTTATCGTGTGAAAGTGGCCGATCAAGGCCCGTCGCTTGGACCTCCCGATGCACCTGTGACCGTCGTCGAATTCGCCGATTTCCAGTGTCCCTTCTGCGCGCAGATGGCACCGACCCTGCGGCGACTGCGGGAGCTTTACCCGGACCAGGTTCGCGTGGTCTTCCGCCAACTTCCATTGCGCGATATCCATCCGCTTGCGGTCGACGCCGCACAGGCGAGTCTATGTGCCGATTCCCAAGGCAAATTCTGGGATTTTCACGATCGTGTCTTTGCCGATCAAGCATCATTGTCGCGCTCGTTCTTATTACAGATTGCCGAATCTCTAACGCTTGATATGCCAGCGTTCGAGAAATGCATGACCGATCGACGCTACAATTCGCAAATCGCTGCTGACGTACAAGCAGCGCAGAACTTGTTTGTCGAGTCAACACCATATACGTTTGTGAACGGCCGACTCGTACGAGGTGCCGTCGACGTTGAAGAACTGCGAAGAATCGTTGACCAGGAGATACACTCGCACAAAGTTCAATTGCGAGCTCAACACCTCTTGCGCTAG